In Stieleria varia, one genomic interval encodes:
- a CDS encoding GIY-YIG nuclease family protein, with protein MSDFLQRPFSIRIFVPDGDPDGLRMVEKSNWTGIGVVFKRTGYKQVVGRPEFDRTGIYVLVGFSEDSALPTLYIGEGDPVKERLNQHYSKKDFWDWAVFFVTKDTSLNKAHVKHLESRLLELAKTAKQCKLDNTGSSLPPTLSEAERADMESFLLDILSIFPLLGLGVFEKTETKKKPKNLLYIEAKGIKATGYEDAKGFVVMSGSEMVLHETNSIHNYLSVMRKDLIEKCVVELRSDRYVFIEGYAFSSPSSAAGVIKGGSANGRDDWKDKDGVSLKTLQSAASTSEDECDG; from the coding sequence ATGTCTGACTTCCTTCAACGACCGTTTTCAATTCGCATCTTCGTGCCAGACGGAGATCCCGATGGCCTGCGAATGGTCGAGAAATCGAACTGGACAGGGATCGGTGTTGTCTTCAAACGAACCGGCTACAAGCAGGTGGTCGGTCGGCCCGAGTTTGATCGCACGGGCATCTATGTGCTGGTCGGGTTCAGCGAAGACAGTGCGCTGCCCACGCTCTACATCGGTGAAGGCGATCCGGTCAAAGAGCGACTCAACCAACACTACAGCAAGAAAGATTTCTGGGACTGGGCGGTCTTCTTTGTCACCAAAGACACCAGCTTGAACAAAGCCCACGTCAAACATCTCGAATCCCGACTGCTGGAACTCGCCAAAACCGCCAAACAGTGCAAGCTCGACAACACCGGCTCCTCCTTGCCACCCACGTTGTCGGAAGCCGAACGTGCCGACATGGAGAGTTTTTTGCTGGATATCCTCAGCATCTTCCCGCTGCTGGGGCTCGGTGTCTTTGAGAAGACCGAAACAAAAAAGAAGCCCAAGAACTTGCTGTACATCGAAGCGAAGGGAATCAAAGCGACTGGCTATGAAGATGCAAAAGGTTTCGTCGTTATGTCCGGTTCCGAAATGGTGCTGCATGAGACCAACTCGATTCACAATTATCTGTCGGTGATGCGAAAGGATCTGATTGAGAAGTGCGTCGTTGAGTTGAGGTCAGATCGATACGTTTTCATTGAAGGCTATGCCTTCAGTTCGCCATCATCAGCAGCGGGGGTGATTAAAGGCGGTTCGGCAAATGGACGGGATGATTGGAAAGACAAGGATGGTGTGAGTTTGAAAACATTGCAGTCGGCTGCATCGACGAGTGAGGACGAATGCGATGGCTGA
- a CDS encoding ATP-binding protein, translated as MAELPINIEDLLRQRTVEGERIEYKTGWNPAPIMRTLCAFANDFENLGGGYVVIGQDCDESGRPVFPPAGVPEDSLDRIQQELLRYCNQIQPPYFPILSIQTVENRNLIVLWAPGGQNRPYSVPRDVTASHKEKHYYIRRYSSTVQVVENSEDQRELLSLTATVPFDDRQCQRATIDDLKISLIRSYLNEVGSDLLSEVDELSLVNICRQMQIVDGGDEVVRPRNIGVLFFSNDPAKFLPGAQIDVVIFPDGAGGDELIEKTFEGPIDQQIRSALRYVQNEVVVEKVIKLPDRPEAKRFFNYPLAAIEEALVNAMYHRGYDTPEPVEVRVNPDRIEIVSYPGPDPSIRPEHLRDGLVVARRYRNRRIGEFFKELELTEGRGTGIPKIKRVMVSNGSPEPSFSTDDIRSHFLVVLPMHREFSIDSSSDELLSLSAMESNILEILESGELGRSELADRLGVSSRAGSMKRAIDRLIDVKLIEFTLPETPRSPNQRLRLPARKSDS; from the coding sequence ATGGCTGAATTGCCAATCAACATCGAAGACTTGCTGCGACAGCGAACGGTCGAAGGTGAGCGAATCGAATACAAGACTGGTTGGAATCCGGCTCCGATCATGCGGACGCTGTGTGCCTTCGCCAACGATTTCGAGAACCTCGGTGGCGGCTATGTTGTCATTGGTCAGGACTGCGATGAATCAGGCCGTCCGGTTTTTCCTCCTGCTGGTGTGCCGGAGGATTCGCTGGATCGTATTCAACAGGAGTTACTGCGCTACTGTAACCAAATCCAACCACCCTATTTCCCGATCCTGAGCATCCAAACGGTCGAGAATCGGAATCTAATCGTGCTGTGGGCACCCGGTGGTCAGAATCGTCCTTATTCGGTGCCACGAGATGTGACGGCAAGCCACAAGGAAAAGCACTACTACATCCGCCGGTATTCGAGCACGGTGCAGGTGGTCGAGAACAGCGAAGATCAAAGAGAACTATTGAGTCTGACGGCTACCGTTCCCTTCGATGATCGGCAATGCCAACGGGCGACGATTGACGATCTGAAGATTTCGTTGATCCGTTCGTATTTGAATGAAGTTGGAAGCGATCTATTGAGCGAAGTGGATGAATTGTCGCTGGTGAACATCTGCCGACAGATGCAGATCGTTGATGGCGGCGACGAAGTGGTTCGGCCTCGGAATATCGGGGTGCTGTTTTTTAGCAATGACCCTGCAAAGTTCCTGCCCGGTGCTCAGATTGATGTCGTGATCTTTCCCGATGGGGCTGGCGGCGATGAATTGATCGAGAAGACGTTTGAAGGTCCGATTGATCAACAGATTCGTTCGGCGCTGCGGTATGTGCAAAATGAGGTGGTTGTGGAAAAGGTCATCAAGCTGCCGGATCGACCTGAAGCGAAGCGGTTTTTCAATTATCCTCTGGCTGCGATTGAGGAGGCTTTGGTCAACGCCATGTACCATCGTGGCTATGACACACCGGAACCGGTGGAAGTGCGAGTGAATCCTGATCGCATCGAGATCGTCAGCTACCCCGGCCCCGATCCGTCGATTCGGCCCGAGCATTTACGGGACGGCTTGGTGGTCGCACGGCGTTATCGAAATCGGCGGATTGGCGAGTTCTTTAAGGAGCTTGAACTCACCGAAGGGCGTGGAACGGGCATCCCGAAGATCAAGCGAGTGATGGTGTCCAATGGGTCGCCGGAGCCAAGTTTCAGCACCGACGATATCCGCAGCCATTTCTTGGTGGTGTTACCGATGCACCGAGAGTTCTCGATTGATTCTTCGTCTGATGAACTTTTGTCGCTATCGGCAATGGAATCGAACATTCTGGAAATTCTGGAATCGGGCGAGCTTGGCCGAAGTGAATTGGCGGATCGGCTGGGAGTGAGTAGCCGGGCGGGGTCAATGAAAAGAGCGATTGATCGGCTCATCGACGTGAAGCTCATCGAATTCACGCTCCCAGAGACGCCTCGAAGTCCGAATCAGCGGTTGCGTCTACCAGCCAGAAAGAGTGACTCATGA
- a CDS encoding DUF262 domain-containing protein: MARIENHKYSIEEAFRECFYVVPDYQREYVWSDKEVQQLLDDINDQVDVSSDMEYFVGMILVSPGARKNQFEVIDGQQRLTTFFLLLCAMRHRFKSSPQHYQLVNELISTSYATKTGDIETSLKLDPRYENASELMKCLVEQDDVPQKVSAAVQSSGIPRFGSLDNLLNAYGTIYRYLEDNYEDEKELKKLWGFLANNVVFIQISTDVSSALKIFETINERGVGLNPMDLLKNLLFTNVKLGEFTKLKNEWKKITGPLEKGKEKPLRFLRYFLMANYKITNKDSIVREDQIYDWFVDKENAKLCGYTQEPFVFVRKIIRNVEQYLDFAEGRGNDGKSNTPMENLKKLCGGAFSLHYVLLLAVSNLPKPLFDHFVQQLESFLFYYIFTKTPTKELERSFSQWADELRAVAELTDEKEQRQKLNEFIENRFQASMTSKGKELHDALKRYTIRSMQQYRTRYLLAKLTQHVDMAYKGVKTPGSLHEYTVLEMEHILPNNPEADLRQSFTTQNPNCDYDEYKVRLGNFTLLEKPINIVASNGFFDDKKAEYKKCKHYLTSSIVELTEVGKNSSITRINEKLKPFTDWTAAGIDERQEMLAELVKDVWKTSLIEVS; this comes from the coding sequence ATGGCAAGAATCGAAAATCACAAATACAGCATCGAAGAAGCATTCCGTGAGTGCTTTTACGTCGTCCCCGATTACCAACGTGAATATGTCTGGTCCGACAAGGAAGTTCAGCAACTTCTCGATGACATCAACGATCAGGTCGATGTTAGCTCCGACATGGAATACTTCGTCGGCATGATTCTCGTGTCACCGGGCGCTCGCAAGAATCAATTCGAGGTCATCGATGGTCAACAGCGGCTCACGACATTTTTCCTGCTGTTGTGTGCGATGCGGCATCGATTCAAGAGCAGTCCGCAGCACTACCAGCTTGTCAACGAACTGATCTCAACCAGTTACGCCACCAAGACAGGTGACATCGAAACGAGTTTGAAGCTGGACCCACGTTACGAGAACGCCAGCGAGTTGATGAAGTGCCTTGTGGAGCAAGATGATGTGCCGCAAAAGGTCAGTGCGGCAGTTCAGAGTAGCGGGATTCCACGGTTTGGTTCGCTAGACAACTTGCTGAACGCATACGGGACGATCTATCGGTATCTGGAAGACAACTACGAGGATGAAAAGGAACTCAAGAAGCTGTGGGGATTCCTTGCCAATAATGTTGTCTTCATCCAAATCTCAACCGATGTCAGTAGCGCACTGAAAATCTTCGAGACGATCAACGAGCGTGGCGTTGGTCTGAACCCAATGGACTTGCTGAAGAACTTGCTGTTCACAAATGTAAAGCTGGGCGAGTTCACAAAGCTGAAGAATGAGTGGAAGAAGATCACGGGACCGCTGGAAAAAGGCAAGGAAAAGCCGCTTCGATTCCTGCGTTACTTCCTGATGGCCAATTACAAGATCACGAACAAGGACTCGATTGTTCGTGAAGACCAGATTTATGATTGGTTCGTTGACAAAGAGAACGCCAAGCTGTGCGGCTACACGCAAGAGCCGTTTGTGTTTGTCAGAAAGATCATTCGCAATGTTGAGCAGTATCTCGACTTTGCCGAAGGTCGTGGGAACGACGGCAAAAGTAACACTCCAATGGAGAACCTGAAGAAGCTGTGCGGTGGTGCATTTAGTTTGCACTATGTGCTGCTGCTTGCTGTCTCGAACCTACCGAAACCTCTGTTTGATCATTTCGTTCAGCAGCTAGAGAGCTTTCTGTTCTATTACATCTTCACAAAGACACCGACGAAGGAATTGGAACGCAGCTTTTCCCAATGGGCCGACGAACTTCGGGCCGTCGCTGAATTGACGGATGAAAAGGAACAAAGGCAAAAGCTGAACGAGTTTATCGAGAATCGTTTCCAAGCCAGCATGACCTCGAAAGGCAAGGAGCTTCACGATGCTCTCAAACGGTACACCATTCGTTCGATGCAGCAGTACCGAACTCGTTACTTGCTCGCCAAACTCACGCAGCATGTGGACATGGCTTACAAGGGTGTGAAGACGCCGGGCAGTCTTCACGAGTACACGGTTTTGGAAATGGAACATATCCTGCCGAACAATCCAGAGGCGGATCTTAGGCAATCGTTCACAACTCAAAATCCGAATTGTGACTACGACGAGTACAAGGTTCGCCTTGGGAACTTCACGCTGCTTGAAAAGCCCATCAACATCGTGGCCAGTAATGGCTTTTTCGATGACAAAAAAGCTGAATACAAGAAATGTAAACACTACCTGACCAGCAGCATCGTTGAGCTTACTGAGGTCGGGAAGAACTCCAGCATCACACGGATTAACGAGAAACTAAAGCCGTTCACTGATTGGACGGCGGCGGGTATCGATGAGCGACAGGAGATGCTTGCCGAGTTGGTGAAGGATGTGTGGAAAACATCGTTGATTGAGGTTTCTTAA
- a CDS encoding type I restriction endonuclease subunit R produces the protein MSEYHFVEKPFLDQLKQLDWDVIDQGPAFPTDPAKSLRSNFREIFLRDKFFENVRKINTTEDGQAWLTDKQLEEVYEDISGRTTGSLIEINEAVQQLLYRTQVDENELTGEQYPNVQLIDFQNPLNNSFLAINQFRIDTPSCVKSCIIPDIVLFVNGIPLVVVEAKDINQIESNPMYEAFRQLMRYSGQRQGTHDAGLREGEPKLFHANQFIVRTCGDHCEFGTVTSTEEEYFYPWRDIYPENYRTYEKPLGKERQQELLIQGMLPKETLLDIVRSCTVFMDVGKTRAKIVCRYQQYRAMLKIIARLRKGDTPMERSGVIWHTQGSGKSLSMVFVIRKLRMCDDLKDFKVCLINDRRDLEQQLGETATLSGEKVTYITSTKDLKEKLATDTSNLNMIMVHKFNEAQNKDVPDYLDDALDIPQYENFGVVNSSERILLMIDEAHRSQAGDLGDNLFEAFPQATRLAFTGTPLIAVKDGQIVGQKTAKRFGGYIDKYKLQDAVDDGATVQILYEGKTADSAIDKKHEFDTKVDDAARKHVESQLRKAENVAALKRIAKRDAKPFDDLVKERTAEEILALKQKWGTTGDIMEADERIEDIAEDLVNHYIENILPNGFKAQVVCTSKMAAIKYKKFIDKALAARLAFEEAKPPKSVYVREPESSLHAEGSTEGLMIAAESPALSESGCRDDELCKQIRLLQSVVVISGDGTNEAAVITAARKHAREVNAVDNFKRAFNYDDPEKVNTGIAFLIVCDMLLTGFDAPVEQVMYIDKKVKNHNLLQTIARVNRIAKGKSRGFIVDYIGLSNHLKDALSIYASEDQKDLEESLQNISVELPVLQDRYRRLINLFVDNGVKNIEDFVEQKIGNRTEEFAALEKAVECMEDIKQRSNFEVYFKKFMQSMDIILPNAAANPYKIPVKRFGYIFVRVRDRYKDDTLTISGAGEKVKKLIDEHLISLGINPKIPPVELFSSQFIQEVEKNTSPKAKASEMEHAIRKHCKVKFDEDPAFYAKLSEKLEALIKQHKDNWDQLVGDLFGLRGEAEAGRKEEIEGVSAEAAPFYDLVGQLAFTEKSVPTDCADTVKQLVSDVIDHLQSNIDIIDFWNRPTEVSRLRGELSDLMLATGVDQVIENADKLVAEITQLAKNRERDILKP, from the coding sequence ATGTCCGAGTACCACTTCGTCGAAAAACCGTTTCTCGATCAGTTGAAGCAACTGGATTGGGATGTCATCGATCAGGGGCCAGCGTTCCCAACTGATCCGGCGAAGAGTCTGCGCAGTAATTTCAGGGAAATCTTTCTGCGAGACAAGTTTTTCGAGAATGTGCGAAAGATCAACACCACGGAAGACGGGCAAGCTTGGCTGACAGACAAGCAACTTGAAGAGGTTTACGAGGACATTTCTGGCAGGACGACCGGAAGCCTCATCGAGATCAATGAAGCCGTTCAGCAGCTTCTCTATCGAACTCAGGTCGATGAAAACGAACTGACTGGCGAGCAATACCCGAACGTCCAACTGATCGACTTCCAAAATCCGCTCAACAACAGCTTTCTGGCGATCAATCAATTTCGCATCGACACGCCGAGTTGCGTCAAGTCGTGCATCATTCCCGACATCGTGTTGTTCGTGAACGGGATTCCGCTGGTTGTGGTGGAAGCCAAGGACATCAACCAGATCGAATCCAACCCGATGTACGAAGCGTTCCGCCAGTTGATGCGGTACAGTGGGCAACGGCAAGGCACTCACGACGCTGGACTGCGAGAGGGTGAGCCGAAGCTGTTCCATGCGAACCAGTTCATTGTTCGCACTTGCGGCGATCATTGCGAGTTCGGGACAGTCACCTCCACCGAAGAAGAATATTTCTACCCATGGCGTGACATCTACCCCGAGAATTATCGCACCTACGAAAAACCACTCGGGAAAGAACGGCAGCAGGAGTTGCTGATTCAGGGGATGTTGCCCAAGGAAACCTTGCTCGACATCGTGCGCAGTTGCACCGTCTTCATGGATGTGGGCAAGACTCGGGCCAAAATCGTCTGCCGCTATCAACAGTACCGAGCCATGCTGAAGATCATCGCCCGTCTTCGCAAAGGCGATACACCGATGGAACGGTCAGGCGTCATCTGGCATACGCAAGGATCGGGGAAATCACTTTCGATGGTGTTTGTCATTCGCAAGCTGCGAATGTGCGATGACCTGAAGGATTTCAAGGTTTGCCTGATCAATGACCGCCGTGACCTTGAACAGCAGCTTGGTGAAACGGCAACTTTGAGCGGCGAGAAAGTCACTTACATCACAAGCACGAAGGATCTGAAGGAGAAGCTTGCTACCGACACGTCCAATCTGAACATGATCATGGTTCACAAGTTCAACGAGGCTCAGAACAAGGATGTTCCCGATTACCTCGATGACGCTTTGGACATCCCTCAGTACGAAAACTTTGGGGTGGTCAACTCGTCCGAACGAATTCTGCTGATGATTGACGAGGCCCATCGGTCTCAGGCTGGTGATCTCGGCGACAACTTGTTCGAAGCGTTTCCGCAGGCGACTCGCCTTGCCTTCACGGGAACACCGCTCATTGCCGTGAAAGATGGTCAGATCGTCGGACAGAAGACGGCCAAGCGATTCGGCGGCTACATCGACAAGTACAAGTTGCAGGATGCCGTAGATGATGGTGCGACGGTCCAGATTCTTTACGAAGGTAAGACAGCCGATTCGGCCATCGACAAGAAACACGAGTTCGATACTAAGGTCGATGATGCTGCCCGGAAGCACGTCGAATCGCAGCTTCGGAAGGCAGAGAATGTCGCTGCGCTCAAGAGGATCGCTAAACGGGACGCCAAGCCGTTTGATGATCTGGTCAAGGAACGCACGGCTGAAGAGATATTGGCATTGAAACAGAAGTGGGGGACAACCGGCGACATCATGGAAGCCGATGAGCGCATCGAGGATATCGCCGAGGACCTCGTGAACCACTACATAGAGAACATCCTTCCCAATGGCTTCAAGGCTCAGGTCGTTTGCACGTCCAAGATGGCGGCGATCAAGTACAAGAAGTTCATTGACAAGGCTCTGGCTGCAAGACTGGCTTTCGAGGAAGCAAAACCACCCAAGAGTGTTTACGTTCGAGAACCCGAATCATCGCTTCATGCCGAAGGTTCGACTGAGGGTTTGATGATCGCAGCCGAATCGCCCGCATTATCCGAATCGGGGTGTCGAGACGACGAGTTGTGTAAGCAGATTCGATTGCTGCAATCTGTTGTCGTGATTTCCGGCGATGGGACCAACGAAGCTGCCGTGATCACTGCCGCTCGCAAACACGCCCGAGAAGTGAATGCGGTCGATAACTTCAAACGAGCCTTCAACTACGATGATCCCGAAAAGGTCAACACGGGAATCGCCTTTTTGATTGTCTGCGACATGCTGCTTACCGGCTTCGATGCACCGGTCGAACAGGTTATGTACATCGACAAGAAGGTGAAGAATCACAATCTGCTGCAAACCATCGCCCGAGTGAACCGGATCGCCAAGGGTAAGAGCCGTGGCTTCATTGTTGACTACATCGGATTGTCGAACCACTTGAAGGACGCACTTTCAATTTATGCGTCCGAGGATCAAAAAGACCTCGAAGAGTCACTTCAGAACATCAGCGTCGAACTTCCCGTTCTTCAGGATCGTTACCGCCGCTTGATCAATCTGTTCGTGGACAACGGCGTCAAGAACATCGAGGATTTCGTCGAGCAAAAGATAGGCAATCGGACAGAGGAATTCGCTGCTCTGGAAAAGGCCGTCGAGTGCATGGAGGACATCAAGCAGCGGTCGAACTTCGAGGTGTACTTCAAGAAGTTCATGCAAAGCATGGATATCATTCTCCCAAACGCCGCAGCGAATCCCTACAAGATCCCAGTCAAACGGTTCGGGTATATCTTCGTGCGAGTCAGGGATCGCTACAAAGATGACACTCTGACGATTTCTGGCGCTGGCGAGAAGGTGAAGAAGCTGATCGACGAACACCTGATCAGCCTCGGCATCAATCCGAAGATCCCGCCTGTCGAGTTGTTTTCATCTCAGTTCATTCAGGAAGTCGAGAAGAACACTTCGCCGAAAGCCAAGGCGAGCGAAATGGAGCACGCCATTCGCAAGCACTGTAAGGTGAAGTTCGACGAAGATCCCGCTTTTTATGCGAAGCTGAGCGAAAAGCTGGAAGCCCTGATCAAACAGCACAAGGACAACTGGGATCAGTTGGTCGGCGACTTATTCGGTCTTCGAGGCGAAGCAGAGGCGGGACGCAAAGAGGAAATCGAGGGCGTGAGCGCTGAGGCGGCTCCGTTCTACGATCTGGTTGGTCAACTGGCTTTCACCGAGAAGTCCGTTCCTACTGATTGTGCTGACACAGTGAAACAACTGGTGTCAGATGTGATTGACCACTTGCAGTCCAATATTGACATCATCGACTTCTGGAACCGCCCCACCGAAGTCAGCCGTCTTCGTGGCGAGTTGTCCGATTTGATGCTGGCAACAGGCGTCGATCAAGTAATTGAGAATGCTGACAAGCTGGTTGCCGAGATTACACAGCTTGCGAAGAACCGAGAAAGGGACATTCTCAAGCCATGA
- a CDS encoding M48 family metallopeptidase, protein MRTFKDIEYTLKRSDRKTASIYIERDGQVSVLVPKGLSKARIEELLESKRKWIYRNQAEWHDLNATRVQREYVNGEGFLYLGRTYRLKIVDQQDEPLMLKNGYFCLMSTNGSAPDADTVFKEFYRTKGKERIPERAAFFERRMGVKSKTITVMELKNRWASCTPGGKLNFHWKCMMAPSTVLDYIVVHELAHLIHANHTEAFWNEVDKVLPDYGDRKEWLRIHGAGMDL, encoded by the coding sequence ATGAGGACTTTCAAGGACATCGAGTACACGCTGAAACGCAGCGACCGAAAGACCGCCAGTATCTATATCGAGCGGGACGGTCAGGTGTCTGTTCTTGTGCCGAAGGGACTTTCCAAAGCTCGCATCGAAGAACTGCTCGAATCCAAACGCAAATGGATTTATCGCAATCAGGCTGAGTGGCACGATCTCAACGCCACAAGGGTTCAACGGGAGTACGTCAACGGCGAAGGCTTTCTTTACCTCGGCCGCACCTACCGTTTGAAAATCGTCGATCAACAGGATGAGCCGTTGATGCTCAAGAACGGATACTTCTGCCTGATGTCCACCAATGGCTCAGCCCCGGATGCGGACACTGTTTTCAAAGAGTTCTATCGAACCAAAGGCAAGGAACGCATCCCAGAACGTGCCGCATTTTTCGAGCGACGAATGGGAGTCAAATCCAAAACAATCACGGTCATGGAGTTAAAGAACCGCTGGGCTTCTTGCACACCGGGAGGAAAGCTGAATTTTCACTGGAAGTGCATGATGGCCCCATCAACCGTTCTTGATTACATCGTCGTCCACGAACTCGCCCATTTGATCCACGCCAATCACACCGAAGCATTTTGGAACGAAGTAGACAAAGTGCTCCCCGACTATGGCGATCGGAAAGAATGGTTGAGGATTCATGGGGCGGGAATGGATTTGTAG
- a CDS encoding plasmid pRiA4b ORF-3 family protein: MIRSSLRHVVDAVTKTLEEAEGIGSIPASERLYQFKITLLESQPPIWRRIQVKDSTLDKFHERIQTAMGWTNSHLHQFKIDGERWGDPELLDDGFEDFECVDSTVTKISKIVPKNGKRFQFLYEYDFGDGWEHEVLFEGCLRSEKGGRYPLCVEGERNCPPEDVGGVWGYAEFLEAFANPKHEQHDDFVEWAPKPYLLIGIQ; this comes from the coding sequence ATGATCCGAAGCTCTCTGCGGCATGTCGTTGATGCCGTCACCAAAACCCTCGAAGAAGCTGAAGGCATCGGTTCGATTCCTGCCTCCGAACGTCTCTACCAATTCAAGATCACGCTACTTGAATCACAACCTCCGATTTGGCGGCGGATACAGGTCAAAGACTCCACCCTCGACAAGTTCCACGAGCGAATCCAGACCGCAATGGGCTGGACCAACTCGCATCTTCATCAATTCAAAATAGACGGGGAACGCTGGGGTGATCCTGAACTGCTCGACGATGGGTTCGAGGACTTCGAGTGTGTCGATTCGACCGTGACCAAGATCAGCAAGATCGTCCCCAAGAATGGCAAGCGATTCCAATTCCTCTACGAGTACGACTTCGGTGACGGCTGGGAACACGAGGTGCTGTTTGAGGGATGCCTTCGTTCTGAGAAGGGCGGACGGTATCCACTGTGCGTAGAAGGCGAACGGAACTGCCCACCAGAAGACGTGGGCGGTGTCTGGGGCTATGCCGAGTTCCTTGAAGCCTTCGCCAATCCAAAACACGAGCAGCATGATGACTTCGTAGAGTGGGCACCTAAACCATACCTTCTGATCGGAATCCAATGA
- a CDS encoding ImmA/IrrE family metallo-endopeptidase, giving the protein MSNPIGTDDVERGLLDHLLSEACLYHDSESYQELLRFVVKLRNVAPFNAMILQIQKPGVTYVASSYDWWHRFERKPKQDARPLLILWPFAPVVTVYDVLDTEGKKLPEDAAMFPAKGDINEKQMSGFKLLVEKKTASVEYVDKGDSDAGRIERSIKSVKGKLLPTYRVKINQNHSPPVQFTTLAHELGHLFLGHLGPDKELSVPERRELTHSQKELEAESVAYIVCERNGVKAKSAKYLANFVKHQSTIPDLDVYQIMRAANQVETLLGLNEHTKFPSKKDRLTAVSDIQMKLLDT; this is encoded by the coding sequence ATGAGTAATCCAATAGGCACCGACGATGTCGAACGTGGACTGCTCGATCATCTATTGTCCGAAGCATGTCTTTACCACGATTCTGAGTCTTACCAAGAGCTGCTTCGATTCGTCGTCAAGCTGCGCAATGTTGCGCCATTCAATGCGATGATTCTTCAAATACAAAAGCCCGGCGTAACGTACGTCGCTTCATCGTATGATTGGTGGCATCGGTTCGAGCGAAAACCTAAGCAGGACGCACGGCCATTGTTGATCTTGTGGCCTTTCGCTCCTGTTGTAACGGTCTACGACGTTCTGGACACCGAGGGGAAGAAGCTTCCAGAGGATGCGGCAATGTTCCCAGCGAAAGGCGATATCAATGAAAAGCAGATGTCTGGTTTCAAGCTACTCGTGGAAAAGAAGACGGCAAGCGTTGAGTATGTGGATAAGGGAGATAGCGACGCTGGCAGAATCGAGCGATCTATCAAATCAGTGAAGGGAAAACTGCTGCCGACGTATCGAGTGAAGATCAACCAAAACCACTCACCGCCTGTTCAGTTCACAACACTCGCACATGAGTTGGGGCACCTTTTCCTAGGGCACCTTGGTCCCGACAAAGAACTGTCTGTGCCCGAGCGTCGTGAGCTAACGCACTCCCAGAAAGAACTCGAGGCCGAATCCGTGGCATACATAGTTTGCGAGCGGAATGGTGTGAAAGCAAAGTCCGCAAAGTATCTCGCCAACTTTGTGAAGCATCAGTCGACGATACCGGACCTCGATGTGTACCAGATTATGCGAGCAGCCAATCAAGTCGAAACTCTACTGGGGCTTAACGAACATACGAAATTCCCGAGCAAAAAAGACCGCCTGACTGCTGTTTCCGACATTCAAATGAAGCTTTTAGATACTTAA